Proteins from a single region of Chloroflexota bacterium:
- a CDS encoding ATP-dependent Clp protease adaptor ClpS: MATSPGPATIPREEQEQRTRSRALDPYAVILHNDDVNSMDHVVRSLMKSVPGVGMTKAIKIMLEAHNQGRAVVIVCPLEPAELYRERLESFSLTATIEPT; this comes from the coding sequence ATGGCGACCTCACCCGGCCCGGCCACGATCCCACGTGAAGAACAGGAGCAGCGCACGCGCTCGCGGGCGCTCGATCCGTACGCCGTCATCTTGCACAACGACGACGTCAACTCGATGGATCACGTCGTGCGGTCGCTGATGAAGTCCGTGCCAGGCGTCGGCATGACGAAGGCGATCAAGATCATGCTCGAAGCCCACAACCAGGGGCGGGCCGTGGTGATCGTCTGTCCGCTGGAGCCGGCTGAGCTGTACCGAGAGCGGCTGGAGAGCTTCAGCCTGACGGCGACCATCGAGCCGACATAG
- a CDS encoding class I SAM-dependent methyltransferase, which produces MPRGRGSLDHWPEPRPTQRGWGQWMIDRMTDAANLQYQYGDSEKLKIRYEAHTLYSERTSHWHALFTEVLDIVPGEQVVDVGCGPGGIHVQLSRAGAQVTGIDASPGMVAEARAQAEQEGLNVQVRVGDAERLPFADGQFDAALCCHMLYHVPDIRAALTELRRVLRRGGRVLISTNAADHCARLNDLHAQAARELGFVPVVGDLAGGGRFSLSNLPLVQSVFPNVQLHELPNAFIWPTVESALRYYASGRIDAIQRVADETGHRELLLERMRELIGEIVAREGVFRVPKDAGYFLATVP; this is translated from the coding sequence TTGCCCCGGGGCCGCGGCTCGCTCGACCATTGGCCCGAGCCGCGGCCCACTCAGCGCGGATGGGGGCAATGGATGATCGACCGGATGACTGATGCCGCGAATCTTCAGTACCAGTATGGCGACTCGGAAAAGCTGAAGATCCGGTACGAAGCCCACACGCTGTACAGCGAACGGACCTCCCACTGGCACGCGCTCTTCACCGAGGTGCTGGACATCGTGCCGGGTGAACAGGTCGTGGACGTTGGATGCGGGCCGGGCGGCATCCATGTCCAATTGTCACGCGCAGGCGCGCAGGTGACCGGCATCGACGCGTCGCCGGGTATGGTGGCCGAAGCGCGAGCGCAGGCAGAGCAGGAAGGGTTGAACGTCCAGGTACGGGTGGGTGACGCCGAGCGCCTCCCGTTCGCTGACGGCCAGTTTGATGCGGCGCTGTGCTGCCACATGCTCTACCACGTTCCTGACATCCGCGCGGCGCTCACCGAGCTGCGTCGCGTGCTGCGGAGGGGCGGGCGCGTCCTGATCTCGACGAATGCCGCCGACCATTGCGCTCGTCTGAACGATCTGCACGCCCAGGCCGCGCGCGAACTCGGATTTGTCCCGGTGGTCGGCGACCTTGCAGGCGGAGGGCGCTTCTCGCTCAGCAACCTTCCGCTGGTGCAAAGCGTCTTCCCAAACGTCCAGCTACACGAACTGCCGAACGCGTTCATCTGGCCAACGGTGGAATCAGCCCTCCGCTACTACGCCAGTGGCCGCATCGACGCCATCCAGCGAGTGGCCGACGAAACCGGACACCGCGAGTTGCTCTTGGAGCGCATGCGTGAGCTGATCGGAGAGATCGTCGCTCGCGAGGGCGTGTTCCGGGTGCCAAAGGACGCCGGCTACTTCCTGGCGACCGTCCCCTGA
- a CDS encoding acyl-CoA dehydrogenase family protein produces MRTDRNDAGDAAAWTTLDTFNPTHEHRLLRETMREFVQAEVEPQAAEHDRNERLNLPLFRRCADLDLLGLTVPVEDGGAGMDAVAAAIVHEELSTSDPGFCLSYLAHTILFVNNLTRNASAEQRQRLLPSAISGEAVCGMGMSEPEGGTDVLAMRTSARREGDRYILNGRKMWITNGATDDRTLGDRFLIYARTGEGAISTFIVERGFAGFSLGQKIVGKLGCRASPTAELVFDDCPVPAANLVGDEGGSIRHMMRNLELERVTLAAMSLGIGMRCLREMVRWADQRIAFGRPIRDFGQIQRHIGESYAQWRAARTYVYDVARRMRLDRAGNRVDSDGVKLVAATMAKDVADRAIQVLGGYGYVADGVVERLWRDSKLLEIGGGTNEAHQKNITRDLTRDAEILLR; encoded by the coding sequence ATGCGAACCGATCGGAACGACGCTGGCGACGCCGCCGCGTGGACGACGCTCGACACGTTCAACCCGACCCATGAGCATCGGCTGCTGCGGGAGACGATGCGCGAGTTCGTGCAGGCGGAGGTGGAGCCGCAGGCCGCCGAGCACGATCGCAACGAGCGGCTCAATCTGCCCCTCTTCCGGCGCTGCGCCGACCTCGACCTGCTGGGCCTCACCGTCCCGGTCGAGGATGGCGGGGCTGGCATGGACGCCGTGGCAGCGGCCATCGTGCACGAGGAGCTTTCAACCTCGGATCCGGGCTTCTGCCTCTCGTACCTTGCCCACACCATCCTCTTTGTCAACAACCTGACCCGCAACGCCAGCGCCGAGCAGCGCCAACGCCTCTTGCCGTCGGCCATCTCGGGCGAGGCCGTCTGCGGTATGGGCATGTCCGAGCCAGAGGGCGGCACTGACGTGCTGGCGATGCGTACGTCCGCGCGCCGCGAGGGCGACCGCTATATCCTGAATGGCCGCAAGATGTGGATCACCAACGGGGCCACCGACGACCGCACGCTGGGAGATCGGTTTCTGATCTACGCCCGGACCGGCGAGGGCGCGATCTCGACCTTCATCGTGGAGCGCGGCTTCGCCGGCTTCAGCCTCGGGCAGAAGATCGTGGGCAAGCTCGGCTGCCGGGCCTCCCCGACCGCTGAGCTGGTGTTTGACGACTGCCCGGTGCCGGCCGCCAACCTCGTGGGCGACGAGGGCGGCAGCATCCGTCACATGATGCGGAATCTCGAACTGGAGCGCGTGACCCTGGCGGCCATGTCGCTGGGTATCGGGATGCGCTGCCTGCGCGAGATGGTCCGCTGGGCCGACCAGCGCATCGCCTTCGGCCGGCCGATCCGCGACTTCGGCCAGATTCAGCGGCACATCGGCGAGTCGTACGCCCAGTGGCGGGCGGCCCGCACCTACGTCTACGACGTGGCGCGCCGTATGCGCCTGGACCGGGCCGGCAACCGGGTCGATTCGGACGGCGTCAAGCTGGTGGCGGCCACCATGGCCAAGGACGTGGCCGATCGCGCCATCCAGGTGCTCGGAGGGTACGGCTACGTCGCAGATGGCGTGGTCGAGCGGCTCTGGCGGGACTCCAAACTGCTGGAGATCGGCGGCGGCACCAACGAGGCCCACCAGAAGAACATCACCCGCGATCTGACCCGCGACGCCGAGATCCTGCTGCGGTAA
- a CDS encoding phosphoglycerate dehydrogenase — MPKVLITQPSVTGLDDPYLESLRAAGWEIRYEPTGARAKPEELLELVQGHDAVLASSETYNRHVLERADTLKHIARWGVGFDQVDVPAATELGIMVTTTQGANDWGVADHAFALMFALGRRVVENDAIVRKGGWSRPPGRDIWRKTLGVVGLGRIGRGVAQRASGFEMKVLAYEPYPDKAFCEKWGVELVSLDELLERADYVTLHAPGGSDNKHLIGAEQLGRMKTTAFLVNTARGALIDEDALYAALAGGRLAGAGLDVREQEPPTDMRFNELPNVILTAHVAGVTVETCAAMTAMASESIVQGWKGEKPDGLLNPQVWDHRRT; from the coding sequence ATGCCAAAGGTGCTGATTACCCAGCCCTCCGTGACCGGGCTGGACGATCCCTATCTGGAGAGCCTCCGCGCGGCCGGCTGGGAGATCCGCTACGAGCCGACCGGCGCGCGCGCAAAGCCCGAGGAGTTGCTGGAGCTGGTGCAGGGCCATGACGCCGTCCTGGCCTCGTCGGAGACGTACAACCGCCACGTGCTGGAGCGGGCCGACACGCTGAAGCACATCGCGCGGTGGGGCGTCGGGTTCGATCAGGTGGACGTGCCGGCCGCCACTGAGCTGGGCATCATGGTCACGACCACGCAGGGCGCGAACGACTGGGGCGTGGCGGACCACGCCTTCGCGTTGATGTTCGCGCTCGGGCGGCGGGTGGTCGAGAACGACGCCATCGTGCGGAAGGGCGGCTGGTCGCGCCCGCCCGGCCGCGACATCTGGCGGAAGACGCTGGGGGTCGTCGGGCTTGGGCGCATCGGGCGCGGCGTCGCGCAGCGCGCCTCCGGGTTCGAGATGAAGGTGCTGGCCTACGAGCCGTACCCTGACAAGGCGTTCTGCGAGAAGTGGGGCGTCGAGCTGGTCTCGCTCGACGAGCTGTTGGAGCGGGCCGACTACGTCACGCTGCACGCGCCCGGCGGCTCGGACAACAAGCACCTGATCGGCGCCGAGCAGCTCGGGCGGATGAAGACGACGGCCTTCCTGGTCAACACGGCGCGCGGCGCGCTGATCGACGAGGACGCGCTGTACGCGGCGCTCGCGGGTGGTCGGTTGGCGGGTGCGGGCCTCGACGTGCGCGAGCAGGAGCCGCCGACAGACATGCGCTTCAACGAGCTGCCCAACGTGATCCTGACGGCCCACGTGGCCGGCGTCACAGTGGAGACCTGCGCCGCGATGACGGCGATGGCGTCCGAGAGTATCGTGCAGGGCTGGAAGGGTGAGAAGCCAGACGGCCTGCTCAACCCGCAGGTGTGGGACCACCGCCGAACGTAG
- a CDS encoding phosphoglycerate dehydrogenase, with amino-acid sequence MPTVFIAIPFFVTRDPSPLDKLEAAGWTVKQVPEGVRPNEDQLIELLEGVDATVAGGEPYTRKVLSQARSLKHVARWGVGFDRVDLDAATDEGVLVTTTQGANDWGVADHAVALMLACGHLVVSAHLEMMEKGWTRAIGDDLWRQKVGIFGLGRIGRGVAQRVHGFEAEILGHDPWADPKACAELGIKLVSPEELLREADYVTLHLPLNADTHHFVNRERLALMKKTAYLVNTARGGLVNEDALYDALTSGQIAGAGLDVREQEPPTDTRFNTLPNVILSPHNAGITHQTVSAMSHMAVDSILSGWRGEKPHGLLTPGAWEKRRTFSGS; translated from the coding sequence ATGCCAACCGTGTTCATCGCTATTCCGTTCTTTGTGACCCGAGATCCATCGCCGCTGGACAAGCTTGAAGCCGCCGGGTGGACCGTCAAGCAGGTTCCCGAAGGTGTCCGACCGAACGAGGATCAGCTGATCGAGCTGCTCGAAGGCGTCGACGCGACGGTGGCCGGCGGCGAGCCGTACACCCGCAAGGTGCTGTCCCAGGCCCGGAGCCTGAAGCACGTCGCCCGCTGGGGCGTCGGCTTCGACCGGGTGGATCTGGACGCGGCCACCGACGAAGGCGTCCTGGTCACGACGACGCAGGGCGCGAACGACTGGGGCGTTGCCGATCACGCCGTGGCACTGATGCTGGCCTGCGGGCACCTGGTGGTGTCGGCGCACCTGGAGATGATGGAGAAGGGCTGGACGCGTGCCATCGGCGACGACCTCTGGCGGCAGAAGGTCGGCATCTTCGGGCTGGGGCGGATCGGGCGCGGCGTGGCGCAGCGGGTGCACGGCTTCGAGGCCGAGATCCTGGGCCACGACCCCTGGGCCGACCCGAAAGCGTGCGCCGAGCTGGGCATCAAGCTCGTCTCGCCCGAGGAGCTGCTCCGCGAGGCTGACTACGTCACGCTGCACCTGCCGCTCAACGCGGACACGCACCATTTCGTGAACCGCGAGCGGCTGGCGCTGATGAAGAAGACGGCCTACCTTGTGAACACGGCACGCGGCGGCCTGGTGAACGAGGACGCGCTGTACGACGCGCTCACCTCGGGGCAGATCGCCGGGGCCGGGTTGGACGTGCGGGAGCAGGAGCCACCCACGGACACGCGGTTCAACACGCTGCCCAACGTCATCCTGAGCCCGCACAACGCCGGTATCACCCATCAGACAGTGTCCGCCATGAGTCACATGGCGGTGGACAGCATCCTGAGCGGCTGGCGCGGCGAGAAGCCGCACGGGCTGCTGACGCCCGGAGCCTGGGAGAAGCGCCGGACGTTTTCGGGGTCGTAG
- a CDS encoding phosphoglycerate dehydrogenase, protein MPKVLVTAPGSRGADDPRFQPLRDAGWQITAHRWPGGRPNEEEVVELVQGFDAVIASSNELYTRSVFERADTLKHVARWGVGYETVDVDAASDNGVIVTTTQGSNHWAVADHAWALMLAVSRRIVELDRIGRTPTWSRPLARDVWQKTLGVVGLGRIGKGVAQRAFGFEMKVVAYEPYPDREFCEKWNIELVDSIDEVFRRADFVTLHAPGDNRSLVNTERLALMKPSAVLINTARGALVDEDALYAALTGGKLRGAGLDVRLQEPPENDRFAALPNVVLTPHVAGSTEEASVVGAAMAVEQIAAAGRGEVPHGIHNPEIWDRRRR, encoded by the coding sequence ATGCCAAAGGTACTCGTGACCGCGCCAGGCTCGCGCGGTGCTGACGATCCGCGTTTTCAGCCGCTCCGCGATGCGGGCTGGCAGATCACCGCTCACCGCTGGCCGGGCGGCCGGCCCAATGAGGAAGAGGTTGTCGAGCTTGTCCAGGGGTTCGACGCCGTCATCGCCTCGTCCAATGAGCTGTACACCCGGAGCGTCTTCGAGCGCGCCGACACACTCAAGCACGTGGCGCGCTGGGGCGTCGGCTACGAGACGGTGGACGTGGACGCCGCCTCGGACAACGGCGTCATCGTCACGACGACGCAGGGCTCGAATCACTGGGCCGTGGCGGATCACGCCTGGGCATTGATGCTGGCCGTCTCGCGGCGCATCGTGGAGCTGGACCGGATCGGCAGGACGCCGACATGGTCGCGCCCACTGGCCCGCGATGTCTGGCAGAAGACGCTCGGCGTCGTGGGGCTGGGGCGGATCGGCAAAGGCGTCGCTCAGCGGGCGTTCGGCTTCGAGATGAAGGTGGTCGCCTACGAGCCGTACCCCGACCGCGAGTTCTGCGAGAAGTGGAACATCGAGCTGGTGGACAGCATCGACGAGGTGTTCCGTCGAGCCGACTTCGTCACGCTGCACGCGCCGGGCGACAATCGGTCGCTGGTGAACACCGAGCGGCTGGCGCTGATGAAGCCCTCGGCGGTCCTGATCAACACGGCGCGCGGTGCGCTGGTAGACGAGGACGCCCTGTATGCGGCGCTGACCGGTGGCAAGCTGCGCGGCGCCGGCCTCGACGTGCGCTTGCAGGAGCCGCCGGAGAACGACCGCTTCGCCGCGCTGCCCAACGTCGTGCTGACGCCGCACGTGGCCGGCTCGACCGAGGAAGCCTCCGTGGTCGGCGCGGCGATGGCCGTCGAGCAGATCGCCGCCGCGGGGCGTGGCGAGGTGCCGCACGGCATCCACAACCCGGAAATCTGGGACAGACGCCGCCGCTGA
- a CDS encoding M20 family metallopeptidase codes for MLHENLSAAESDAVVELLRDLLRTSSVNPPGDEEGVVRVLAERAAAWGFAPQIVDVLPRRPNLLVTLTGTGERPAVMLSGHADTVPPGDVAWDHGPFSGDLVDGELWGRGATDMKAGLAAMLVAMASARRQGWRPKGDVRFAVTIGEEVDCAGAQHLRDTGGLDGVGWIVIGEPTNLDVVAAHRGAIWLQIIGQGKTAHGSMPHLGINAIEHVITLLRWLGDRWPKVPYTPHELLAPPTMNLGTISGGIKTNVVPDRAEATVDLRTLPGQDHDQIVQEIRDMAAELESTTPGLRLQINVGNDMPPVETPTGHPLIRATAAAVTEISGAEAKVRGATYYTDGGMWVGAGIPMVIFGPGDDKLAHQPNERVAAEQLVRGVRGYLALLERLLG; via the coding sequence ATGCTGCACGAGAACCTGTCCGCCGCCGAGTCCGATGCCGTCGTCGAGCTGCTCCGCGACCTGCTCCGCACGTCCAGCGTGAACCCGCCCGGCGACGAGGAGGGTGTCGTTCGGGTGCTGGCCGAGCGAGCCGCCGCCTGGGGCTTTGCGCCTCAGATCGTCGACGTCCTGCCCCGTCGACCAAACCTGCTGGTGACCCTCACAGGGACCGGCGAGCGCCCGGCCGTCATGCTGTCCGGCCATGCTGACACGGTCCCGCCCGGCGATGTCGCCTGGGACCATGGGCCGTTTTCGGGCGATCTGGTGGATGGCGAGCTGTGGGGGCGCGGCGCGACTGACATGAAGGCCGGGTTGGCCGCGATGCTGGTGGCGATGGCCTCCGCGCGCCGACAGGGCTGGCGGCCGAAAGGCGACGTGCGGTTCGCCGTGACCATCGGCGAGGAGGTGGACTGCGCCGGCGCGCAGCACCTGCGCGACACCGGCGGTCTGGACGGCGTCGGCTGGATCGTCATCGGCGAGCCGACCAACCTGGACGTGGTCGCGGCGCATCGGGGCGCGATCTGGCTCCAGATCATCGGGCAGGGGAAGACGGCGCACGGCTCGATGCCGCATCTCGGCATCAACGCCATCGAGCACGTCATCACGTTGCTGCGCTGGCTCGGCGACCGCTGGCCGAAGGTCCCGTACACCCCGCACGAGCTGCTGGCCCCGCCCACCATGAACCTCGGGACGATCAGCGGGGGCATCAAGACGAACGTCGTGCCGGACCGCGCCGAGGCGACCGTCGATCTGCGGACGCTGCCCGGGCAGGATCACGACCAGATCGTGCAGGAGATCCGCGACATGGCCGCCGAGCTGGAGTCGACGACGCCGGGCCTGCGGCTCCAGATCAACGTCGGGAACGACATGCCGCCCGTGGAGACGCCCACCGGGCACCCGCTGATCCGCGCAACCGCCGCCGCGGTCACCGAAATCTCGGGCGCCGAGGCGAAGGTACGCGGCGCGACGTACTACACTGATGGCGGCATGTGGGTCGGCGCCGGGATCCCGATGGTCATCTTCGGGCCGGGCGATGACAAGCTGGCGCACCAACCGAACGAGCGCGTGGCGGCAGAGCAGCTCGTGCGGGGTGTTCGTGGCTACCTCGCGTTGCTGGAGCGGCTGCTCGGCTGA